CGAAACGCCGAGTGGCTACTTGTCCAGAAGCGACTCCAACTCTCCGACGACCTCCGGATTCCGGAGCGCGCTGGTGTCGCCCAAATCCTCGCCGTTGGCGATGGCGGCGAGATACCGCCGGACGACTTTCCCCGAGCGCGTCTTCGGGAGCGAGGGCGCGAACGTCACCGCGTTGGGGACTGCGATGGGTCCGATGGCCGCCTCGACGGCCGCCCCGACGCGCTCGCGGAGCGCGTCGTCGCCCGCGACGTTCGACTCGGGGCTGACGAAGGCGTGAATCTCCGACTGGTGGGCGGCGTCGTCGTCGGCACCGACGACGACGGCGGCCTCCGCGACGCCGGAGACGCCGACGATGGCGCTCTCGATTTCCGTGGTACTGAGTCGCCTATCGGAGACCTTCAGTACGTCGTCGGCCCGCCCGAGCAGGTGGAGGTAGCCGTCGGCGTCGCGGACCGCGTTGTCGCCGGTGGCGTACTGCCACCCGCCATCGACCTCTCGCGTCCGACGCCCACCCCACCCGCTCGCCTCGCAGAGCGACCGGGCCATTCCCGGCCACGGGCGTGTGACGGCCAGTTGGCCCGCCTCGCCGTCGGCGACTTCCTCGCCCATCTCGTCCACGACGGCCGTCTCGATGCCGGGCAGACTCTTGCCGACCGCGCCGGGGCGCATCCGGTCAACGCCGGGGAGCGTCGAGAGGACGATGCCGCCCGTCTCGGTCTGCCACCACGTATCCACGACCGGGCACTCGCCGTCGCCGACGTGGTCGCGGTACCAGTGCCACGCCGTCTCGTCTATCGGTTCGCCGACCGTCCCGAGCAGGCGGAGCGACGAGAGGTCGTGGCGCGCGGGATGCTCCTCGCCCCACTTCATGAACGCCCGAATCGACGTTGGCGCAGTGTAGAACACGTCAACCTCGTTGCGCTCGATTATCTCCCAGAGGCGGTCGGTTTCGGGGTGGTCGGGCGTCCCCTCGTACAACACCGTCGTCGCCCCGAGCGCAAGCGGCCCGTACACCGCGTAGGAGTGGCCGGTAATCCACCCCACGTCGGCCGAACACCAGTGGGTGTCGTCGGGTCCCAAGTCGAGGACGGCGTGGCTCGTCCACGCGACGTGCGTGAGATAGCCCCCGGTCGTGTGCCGGACCAGCGTCGGTTCGCCCGTGGTCCCCGACGTGTAGATGAAAAAGAGCAGGTCCTCGGCGTCGCGCGCGACCGGTTCGACCTCCTTGCCAGCGTGTTCGGCCACGAGGTCGGCGTACGCGCGGTGGTCGCCCGCCCTGCGCTCGTCGTCGAGGCGGTTCACCACGACCTGCTCGACGGCGTGGTCCACCGAGACGCAGGCGTTGTCGGCCCGGCGCTTCAGGTCGAGCGCGGCCCCGCGCCGGTAGTAGCCGTCGCAGGTGACGAGGAACCGCGACTCGGCACCCTCCAGTCGCGTCGCCAGCGCGTCGGCGGAAAAGCCCGCGAACACGACCGAGTGGGGCGCGCCGATGCGCGCGCAGGCGAGCATGGCGACGGGCAACTCCGGAATCATCGGCAGGTAGAGCGTTACCACGTCGTCCTCGCCGACGCCCATCTCCCGCAGGGCCGCCGCGAAGGCGTTGACTTCGCGGTGTAGCTCCCGGTAGGTGTACGTCCGGGTTTCGCCGAGTTTCCCCTCCCACGCGACGGCCGTCTCGTCGCCGCGCCCCGCGGCGACGTGTCGGTCCACGCAGTTGGACGAGGCGTTCAGTCGCCCGCCGGGGAACCACCGCATCGGCCCGTCGTCGTCCAGCACCGCGTCGAACCCGCGGTCCCAGTCCAGCAGGTCGGCGGGCCGTCGCCAGCACTCGGGCCACCCCGCGTCCCGGAACGCGTCGCGGTCGGCCGCCGTGACGTTCGCCTGCTCGGCGAACGACTCGGGCGGGTCCACCCACTCGCGCTCGCGGGTCGTCTCCTCCGGACTCCGGTCGGCCATTGCGTCGAGTTTGGTGGAAACAGGGGAAAAATCGTTCGTCTCGCCAGACGGCGAGCGGTCGCCCCGGCAAGACGGTCAACGAGGTCGTTCGGCGACTCGTCGCGTCCTCAGCGTCGCGCCCGGAGCACTCCGAGACCGAGCGCGAGAAGCGTGAGCGCCGGGGTGAAACCGGGGACGCTCCCGTCGATCCCCGTCGCGCCCTGCGAGTCGGATTCGGCGTCCGACTCGTTGGCCGCGGCGAGCGCCGCCTCGTCGCCGACGAAGATTTCCTTTGTCGCGTTCTCGACGACCCGGTAACTGTCTCGGCTTCCCTCCGGATAGTAGACGACTTGATACGGAATCTCGATTCGCTGGCCCCAGAGCGAGTCGTCGCCGATTGCGACGCCGACCGAAAGACTGGCCGACTCGCCCGGCCGGACCACGGCCTCGTTGACGTACTCGGCCATGCTCCCCTCCTCGACGTTCCGGCCGCCGTTGACCTCGATACCGTTGGGCGGCGAGAGCGCCAGTTCGACGTGCGCGGTCCGCGAGTTCACGTCGGGATTCCGAAGCGAGAGGGTGATGAACTCCTGTGAACCGTTCCGGTCCAGTCGCTGAATCGTCGCCGCGGACTCGACCTCCGGACGCTTCCTGAAGTTCCGAACCGCGACCGACCAACTCTCGCGGTCGGTCCCGCCGTTAGCGTCCTCGGCGACGACGGTGACGTTTCGAGTCCCTGAACCGACGAACGTGCGGTTCAACCGCTCGCCGGTCGCCACCTCCTCGCCGTCGAAATACCACCGGTAACTCACGGCGTCGCCCTCCGGGTCCGAGGCGGCGACTTCGAACGCTTTCGAACTCCCTGACAGGAGCGACAGCGACGAGGAGTCGGGCGATTCG
This genomic stretch from Halorussus pelagicus harbors:
- a CDS encoding acetate--CoA ligase, encoding MADRSPEETTREREWVDPPESFAEQANVTAADRDAFRDAGWPECWRRPADLLDWDRGFDAVLDDDGPMRWFPGGRLNASSNCVDRHVAAGRGDETAVAWEGKLGETRTYTYRELHREVNAFAAALREMGVGEDDVVTLYLPMIPELPVAMLACARIGAPHSVVFAGFSADALATRLEGAESRFLVTCDGYYRRGAALDLKRRADNACVSVDHAVEQVVVNRLDDERRAGDHRAYADLVAEHAGKEVEPVARDAEDLLFFIYTSGTTGEPTLVRHTTGGYLTHVAWTSHAVLDLGPDDTHWCSADVGWITGHSYAVYGPLALGATTVLYEGTPDHPETDRLWEIIERNEVDVFYTAPTSIRAFMKWGEEHPARHDLSSLRLLGTVGEPIDETAWHWYRDHVGDGECPVVDTWWQTETGGIVLSTLPGVDRMRPGAVGKSLPGIETAVVDEMGEEVADGEAGQLAVTRPWPGMARSLCEASGWGGRRTREVDGGWQYATGDNAVRDADGYLHLLGRADDVLKVSDRRLSTTEIESAIVGVSGVAEAAVVVGADDDAAHQSEIHAFVSPESNVAGDDALRERVGAAVEAAIGPIAVPNAVTFAPSLPKTRSGKVVRRYLAAIANGEDLGDTSALRNPEVVGELESLLDK